A genomic region of Carassius carassius chromosome 13, fCarCar2.1, whole genome shotgun sequence contains the following coding sequences:
- the LOC132155706 gene encoding monocarboxylate transporter 2-like, which yields MVEQYSWRGAMLILGALQLNLCLCGALLRPLNRHIPPKELIEDNENEMEQTNTDSKSLNNKSDSKKSDPLKVKIIRFMDYTLIANARFMVYAVFGVFAALGFFAPSLFLVPYAHSQGVEEYQAATLMSISAVLDLLGRVFFGWVANLQLVKTVHQLIVTVILLGIVLLLCPLATTFTQLALFSSAYGLVLGATVAIHITVLAEVVGVERLGSALGFFMLIRSSSGLLGPPLAGIFIDKMSDYGAGFLMAGVALLVSALFLLVLQQMNKNGTEKGKDINLENGKGHEDTGI from the exons ATGGTGGAACAGTATTCCTGGAGGGGAGCGATGCTGATCCTGGGAGCTCTGCAGCTCAACTTGTGTTTGTGCGGAGCTCTTCTGAGACCCCTCAACAGACACATTCCTCCTAAAGAGCTCATAGAGGACAATGAAAATGAGATGGAGCAAACTAACACAGACTCTAAAAGTTTAAATAACAAGTCAGACTCGAAAAAATCTGATCCACTGAAGGTCAAAATAATACGCTTCATGGACTACACGCTTATCGCTAATGCTCGCTTCATGGTCTACGCAGTGTTTGGTGTCTTCGCTGCTCTCGGCTTCTTTGCTCCATCTCTCTTTCTGGTGCCGTACGCCCACAGTCAAGGAGTGGAAGAGTACCAGGCGGCTACTCTCATGTCCATCTCTGCGGTGCTAGATTTGTTAGGACGGGTGTTTTTCGGGTGGGTGGCTAATCTGCAGCTGGTGAAGACAGTCCATCAACTGATTGTCACAGTGATTCTTTTGGGCATTGTTCTGTTGCTTTGCCCATTAGCAACCACATTCACCCAGCTAGCGTTGTTCAGTTCGGCTTACGGACTGGTGTTAGGTGCCACTGTGGCAATTCACATCACGGTACTAGCGGAAGTGGTGGGGGTGGAGAGGCTTGGGAGCGCACTGGGATTCTTCATGCTCATCCGCAGCAGCAGTGGCCTCCTTGGACCACCTTTGGCAG GAATCTTCATAGACAAAATGAGTGACTATGGTGCTGGTTTTCTGATGGCAGGTGTGGCTCTTCTAGTCTCTGCCCTCTTTCTGCTTGTATTACAGCAGATGAACAAAAAtgggacagaaaagggaaaagacATCAACTTGGAGAACGGGAAAGGACATGAGGACACAGGGATATGA